The following are from one region of the Nicotiana tabacum cultivar K326 chromosome 3, ASM71507v2, whole genome shotgun sequence genome:
- the LOC142177614 gene encoding uncharacterized protein LOC142177614: protein MQVLDRPFRMLETRGYFSVKSAWEYTRRRDEPRIAYRKIWVKRLPFKIAFFMWKVWKAKLSLDDFLKRVGYCMPSKCWCCVQPDEESLQHLFFRSETAKTTWKYFLSRAGIDVEGLTLHQAITKCWTANVCLRLKPVMQALPSCVVWELWKRRNSMKYGEAVTTSRVIYQVSSNLQALVKVRKPGMDMVPDKWKDLLAMMENFTPKLKVTKVMWEFPSAGWLKVNTDGA from the coding sequence ATGCAGGTTCTTGACAGGCCTTTTCGGATGCTGGAAACAAGAGGATATTTCAGTGTTAAGTCAGCATGGGAGTATACGAGAAGAAGAGACGAACCAAGAATAGCTTATAGAAAGATTTGGGTAAAAAGACTGCcttttaaaatagcatttttCATGTGGAAAGTGTGGAAAGCAAAGTTATCTTTAGATGATTTCTTGAAAAGGGTAGGTTACTGCATGCCCTCAAAATGTTGGTGTTGCGTACAACCTGACGAAGAATCTCTCCAGCACTTATTTTTTAGATCAGAAACTGCAAAGACAACTTGGAAGTATTTTCTATCGAGGGCAGGAATAGATGTGGAGGGACTTACATTACACCAAGCAATCACAAAATGTTGGACTGCAAATGTATGCTTAAGGTTAAAACCAGTAATGCAAGCACTTCCCTCATGCGTAGTCTGGGAActttggaaaagaagaaatagtatGAAGTATGGGGAGGCGGTGACAACTAGCAGGGTGATttatcaagtttcatcaaatctCCAGGCACTGGTGAAAGTGAGAAAGCCTGGGATGGACATGGTACCTGACAAATGGAAAGATCTATTAGCTATGATGGAAAATTTCACTCCTAAACTTAAGGTTACAAAAGTCATGTGGGAATTTCCAAGTGCAGGATGGCTAAAAGTTAATACGGATGGTGCATAG
- the LOC107818557 gene encoding putative carboxylesterase 17 codes for MAHEKQVIEEVSGWLTVFEDGSVDRTLTGPPEDKFMAEAVPPHDDFIDGVAVKDVVADENSGSRLRIYLPERNDNSVNKLPVILHFHGGGFCISQADWFMYYTVYTRLARVANAIIVSVFLPLAPEHRLPAACDAGFAALLWLRELSRQQGHEPWLNNYADFNRVFLIGDASGGNIVHQVAVRAGEENLSPLRLAGAIPIHTGFVRSYRSKSELEQEQTPFLTLDMVDKFLGLALPVGSNKDHPITCPMGEAAPAVEELKLPPYLYCVAEKDLMKDTEMEFYEAMEKGEKDIELFINNGVGHSFYLNKTAVEIDPVTASETEKFLEAVAEFISKH; via the coding sequence ATGGCTCATGAAAAGCAAGTGATAGAGGAAGTATCCGGCTGGCTTACAGTTTTCGAAGACGGTTCAGTAGACCGGACTTTGACCGGTCCACCGGAAGACAAATTCATGGCCGAGGCAGTCCCACCGCATGACGACTTCATCGACGGCGTTGCCGTCAAAGATGTAGTCGCCGACGAAAACTCCGGCAGCCGTCTTCGCATCTACTTACCTGAACGAAACGACAATTCCGTCAATAAGCTTCCCGTCATTCTTCACTTCCACGGCGGCGGCTTTTGTATCAGCCAAGCCGATTGGTTCATGTACTACACTGTCTACACGCGCCTAGCGCGAGTGGCCAACGCAATCATCGTCTCCGTCTTCCTCCCCCTCGCGCCGGAGCACCGCCTCCCTGCCGCCTGCGATGCCGGTTTCGCCGCCCTCCTCTGGCTCCGGGAACTCTCCCGGCAGCAAGGACACGAGCCCTGGCTCAACAATTACGCAGATTTCAACCGAGTATTCCTCATCGGAGACGCCTCCGGCGGGAACATAGTCCACCAAGTCGCGGTCAGAGCCGGCGAGGAAAACTTATCTCCACTACGACTCGCCGGCGCAATTCCGATCCATACAGGGTTCGTGCGGTCTTATCGGAGCAAATCGGAGTTAGAACAAGAGCAAACGCCGTTTTTAACATTAGATATGGTTGATAAATTTCTAGGGTTAGCTTTACCCGTAGGGAGCAATAAGGATCATCCAATAACATGTCCGATGGGAGAGGCGGCGCCGGCGGTGGAGGAGCTTAAATTGCCGCCTTATTTGTACTGTGTAGCGGAGAAAGATCTGATGAAGGACACTGAAATGGAGTTTTACGAAGCTATGGAAAAGGGGGAAAAGGATATAGAGCTGTTTATCAATAATGGAGTGGGACATAGCTTTTATCTCAACAAAACTGCTGTTGAAATTGACCCTGTAACTGCTTCTGAAACTGAAAAGTTTTTAGAAGCCGTTGCAGAGTTCATCAGCAAGCATTAA